The Musa acuminata AAA Group cultivar baxijiao chromosome BXJ1-8, Cavendish_Baxijiao_AAA, whole genome shotgun sequence genomic sequence GACTCACTCAAAAGCAAGGGATGTCATTGGGTTCATGGTGCTGATGCCCGGAGAGATGGGAGCTCCAGATTCTTGCCAAAGACTCTGCCACATCCAGTTTCGTATAACCTACAACTTAGTGACAGGGAACGTGATGGTGGGAGTTGTACTAATATGATCAAAGATGTACCAGATATGGGAGCCTCTGTTTCTTCAGTTGTGAAATTTAGTAAGCTAGAAGTGCCACTAATGAAAAGCCCTAAGCATCAATATCACAATTCTAAACTAGCTCATTCTGTTGGTGAGGAAACCATGctaactaaacatgatatccatgTGAATTCAGAAGGATTGTGGAAGAAAATTCATGTGAAAAGTTTCTTAGACAAGACGGTGTTACATCCTGCACCTACTGATGATGCCATCACTGAGAGAAATCAGCTAGCAAAAGGTGCATCAATTCCCATAGACACACCATGGCATTTGACCACTCAAATGGTGCCTAAATTATCTGCATTTCAAGTGCCATCAGAGAATGAGGGATTATTTGGCCATATTCAGACTGTAGTGATTGAGGTATTTATCTGTCAATATATTCTAcagtaaagaattttttaaaaaattgatagtgGTTTTGAACTTTTGATCATTGTTACCAAAAGGAAGCATATAGGGTTATATGATGATTTAACCCCTTCCCTTTTTTTTAACCATGTCTATGAGGTCTCTTGCTTTTCTGGTTTATTAAGTTTATATAGGAAAATCTTTTAGATGCAGTTGGTTAAACATTGAAATGTAGATAAAAGGATCTTACAAGGTACATTGTGGATTCATCTCTGTTTCTACTAACATAGAAATCACTTGATGGCCATCTCGTAAATTAGCATAACCACATATGTTGACTTTTCCTAAACATGCTATATCTTGTTACCATCCCCACCAAATATCATTGTTGTTGGTTCCCTCCTTACCAAAATTATGATTACTCTCTCGAGTGCTTATGTATTGAGAACCTAAAACTGTAAAGGAGAACTGATCAATTTGGAGTGGTTGCAATCAATCTTTTCTGCCTCAGCTTGTCCACCTAGATGTGAAACTTAATCACTTCTTTTGGCAGCTCACACAATATTGTCATGCTTTATCTGTGTTAAATAGGGAGACTTAATTGCTTTGGAAAAATGTATAATCTTCATTGTCTTTGGTCCATATTTTGCTCTATGTGCTCCTAAATTAGGTCAATTTAATATTCTATTGTTGTACACATGAAATAATCTTTGCAAATCTCTTTCAGTTTCTCAAAAGCAAATTTCATGTTGCCAGGAAAAATCAAGCGATCAACCTCAAGAGAAGCTGCTTCCATGTGAATCAGACATGGCTAAACCACATCCTCTAGGCTCTGAGGAACttgaccaaccaagtccaagctttGTTCTAGAGACTCCATCTGAAGATGGCACTTATAGCTCAGGATGCTTTGAAAGATTAAGCGCAGATCTTAAAGGCAAGGGAACAACTTTGTCATCaagttttattttctagttcctcTAGATTGCACATTTGTTGCTTATTTAGTTTGATTAAACTGGCAGAGCTTCGCGTGCAACTACAGTGTCTAAAGCTGGAGTCAGTAGCCACATCTGCAGAGAGTGATGAAGATTGTGCAGGAGACAATCATGTGCTTCTGCCTTCGATGGAGGTACACCGAGAATTCAGCGATGTTGATGACAGAGACTTCACCTACCTGCTTGATGTTCTTATAGAGTCAGGTGTCCGTGGCACTGATGACAACAGGTTCTCAGATGCATTCTACTCGCGCGGTCATCCTGTCAACCAAAGCGTGTTTGATAAGCTCGAGAAGAAGTACGATGGGGTTGCATCATGGCCAAGATCAGAAAGGAAACTGTTGTTTGATCTTATAAATTGCACTCTAGCAGGTCTGATCACCCCATATATGGATGTGCACTTGTGGATGACATCGTTGACGTTGAAGATATGTGTGCCAGCATGGGATCGTGAAGGTCTTGTCGAAGCTGTGTGGCAAATGGTGGTGAAGCAAAGGAAAGAGCTACATTGCAATCAGGAAAACATGTTGCTGGAATCAGGATGGTTTGGAGTGGAATATGGTGTCGATTTGGTTGGGATGGAGATGGAGAGGATGTTGAACGCTGACCTATTGGAGGAGCTCATTTGTGAATTTGTCTTACTATAGCGCAACCGATTCACTACTCATGCAGCTGCCCTCAAAGCTGTGGCGAGGCATCAACACAACATATTTGTAACTCTTCTTTACCTGTTCTAGTAGTTCTTAGTGACTTTTAAGGAGCATGTCTTCTGAAAACTTGGTGGACTTTATAGTTCCTGTGTTTCTTAGGAGCCGCTGTGACACCCGATGTCAAACTAAAATGCATATTCACATTAAGCTTCGGTATCCAAGTCTCAGCTTGACGAGTAGCTTTTCTGTACCATCTATGTGTTAGTGACCGTAATATAATTCTAATACTATATCGacttaatattttgcttatcattcAAATGCTATATAGAAATATTATTAATGTATTAtacataatgaaaattttaaaataaattctctctctcatatatatatatatatacatatatatatatatatacatatatatatatatatatatatattcataatatCGTATATGAATAGTATAAATTACTAGCACGAAGATTAATGGTGTCAAAATTCAAATACATACAACACGAAGattatcaaagaccctataagttcttcaataggAAAATGATTCAAatctcttttgattcttgtattgtcgttattttcgaatcccaattttaaaaagagatcgtaaaactttattaacaagttcaaaattcgaaaaacatttgtcaagtgcttttagactattgacaacatccgtaaaatcggtatacatgtctccaatagtcttcacttggcttcattataaaaagttcaaaatcatgcatcaaaagatttatcttagaatcttttattcTACTAGTGCCTTATTTCAAGAGTATgttaaatatcatattttgatgatgaaatcaattgatgtgtttgtaatCTAATAagtattttgagtaacgcaggactaacatcgattagaaaaggtaaattgattaaagcatgaGAAATTAGATATTGGGCCGGaacaaatatgtcagaagattggacgtcggacccgaggaacggtcgacgtatcgacaaaaggttgagtcatgaattcgagcatcgagccaagaagatcgaacattgcaCCGAGAAGATTTCGCAAAAAGGTTAGGCACGTGCATGAACAGGAAATATCGTTTTGGTAGGTTCTCGGGAATCAGAATCGGACACGTGTAGGACGTGTCCCACGTGTGGAACCAACCCTTCCCTGCCTCCTGATTCAGCGACACGGCAAGGGTGGGTCCCGTTCCCGTTTGCTTCCCCAGTAGGTGCGCCACGAGCGGGCTGGTATGGTAATACCGTGTCGGGCCGCTCCCACGCAGAGCAGCATAGCCGAGGCTTGGCTCGCGGCTCCGTGATCGATGGCAACCGTCGGATCGGTGACGAGACGCCCCTTCCACCGGTTTCCAATCCCGTCCCCTAAAAGGCTTCGCCACTTCCAGGACGAACGCAGCGTCCCGTCTGTTGACCGGTCAACGATCAACCCCCACCTGTTCTCCTCCACCCGGTCGCCGTCACCCTCCTCAAATCCTGTAATCATCGCTTACTAATTCCACCATCATTCATTCTTCTCCTTCTGCCCAATGCCATCTTCATATGCTTCATGGCTCGATCAACAGTAATCGACGGGAATATAAATTGCCTTCGTCCCTGTTCGACATGGATTTCAATGGTCGTCTTCTTCGCTCCACCTTGTCATCAGTGCATGAGAGGAGCCATCTCCACATAACAGGAGGCTGGATTTGATTCTTGGATCATTCGGACGTGCAACTCGAGAGGTATATGAATCTCCTGCCGTCCTGCCCATGTCTCCAGATTCCCCTCAATAAGAATCCTTCTCTCCTTCTGGTCCAATctgctctttctttctttctttctggatCTTTGCAATCATGCTATCCCAAGTGTTCAAATTATGCGCGTGAGGGTCATCTTCTGTTCCTTCTCCATCTGTTCTTTAGCTTGTTTCAAACAGGAAGCAGCAGCTCCTGCGTGTTCCTTTTGTACACGGAAAGTGGTGCGAATGATTATGTAGTGGGTGAACAATGTTGGGCGGGTGGGATAAGACGCAGGATTATGTGGTAAATGGCATGTTTCTTTTGGTTGCAGGGTCCTATTAAGCTGATAAGTGTTGTTGATGGACGAGAATTTGATCGAATAAGAGGCAGTGGTTTGTGAGATTACGAGAGCGAGATGGACTCGCCGGGCGGGCAGCAGAGCATCCGCAGGAAGAAGATGACGAAACAGCTGACCGGGAAACGGGACGACACGCCGCTGCATTCCGCGGCCAGAGCAGGGAATTTAGTGGTGGCGAAGGAGATTCTCTCGGGAACGAATGACGGAGAACTGAAGGATCTGTTGTGCAAGCAGAACCAGGTAGGAGAGACTGCTTTGTTCGTGGCTGCCGAGTATGGCTACGTCGATGTGGTGCACGAGATGATGAAGCATTACGACGTTGCGATGGCGGAGATAAGGGCCAAGAATGGGTACGACGCTTTGCACATCGCCGCCAAGCAAGGGGATGTAGGTACAGCAAATGTCATCATCTCTAGCTATTGCGCCTGTCATTTTTTGCTCGATCTCATTCAACTCCTGAATCGGCCAGATGTGGTGAAGGAGCTGCTCAAAGCTCTTCCGGAGCTCTCGCTGACGGTGGACTTGTCCAACACCACCGCGCTAAATACGGCGGCAACACAGGGCCACATCGATGTGGTGAACCTCCTGCTCGAAACTGATAAGAGCCTCGCACTGATCGCCAGGAGCAACGGCAAGACTGCGCTGCATTCCGCCGCAAGAAATGGGCACTTGGAAGTCGTCAAGGCTCTTCTAAGAAAGGAATCCGCGATTGCCACCAGAACTGACAAGAAAGGCCAGACTGCACTTCACATGGCAGTGAAGGCAACAAGCCTGGAGTTGGTAGTGGAGCTTCTTGAGTCCGAGCCCTCTTTGCTTAACCTGGTGGACACGAAGGGCAACACAGCACTGCATATAGCAGCAAGGAAAGGCCGCGCTCAGGTGAAGTGCTCTGTGATCCTGGCTTGCGCATCCTTGTACTTGCCAGGATCTTTGTGTTTTGGACATCGCTTTCAGTGAGGGTGAGATGAAGGAGCAATGCATCGTTGCAGATCGTCAAGAGATTACTTGAGCTCAAGGACCTTGAGATCAAAGCTATCAACAAGTCAGGGGAGACAGCCCTCGACACTGCGGAGAAGATGGGGCACATGGAGGTTGCCAGCGTCCTCCTGGAGCACGGTGTGCCGAGCGCAAGGACCATGAAGCCCCCTCCTGCGAACCCGGCGCGGGAGCTAAAGCAGACGGTGAGCGACATCAAGCACGAGGTTCACTCGCAGCTGGAGCACACACGCCAGACGCGTAGGCGCGTGCAGGGGATCGCGAAGAGGCTCAACAAGCTCCACCAGGAGGGCCTCAACAACGCCATCAACTCCAACACCGTCGTCGCCGTCCTCATCGCGAGCGTCGCATTTGCCGCCATCTTCACGGTTCCCGGGGAATACGTGGAGTCCGACAACTTAGCTCCCGGGCTGACGCTAGGAGAAGCCAATGTGGCGCATCAAACGCCGTTCATGATCTTCTTCGTATTCGACTCGGTGGCTCTTTT encodes the following:
- the LOC135680554 gene encoding uncharacterized protein LOC135680554 isoform X2; this translates as MPIKELIDKEVSKEKEIRHPLPSLIARLMGLDTLPSSVRPQRSVDSCCRTTMPRERNHVHPEDWSQWRSSGEGSEFKDVFEVMEASKNREQQSHSDSRVMLRCQGNGADTDFVRQKVMDMKSLSNNEVLQNSKEFNDAFDSSKDLLIGKHRPYVNCAPSSPHRSKITILKPSKGTKHWSNEVWCNSSKIERNHDWCSHMQQEVTGSFKMYPFCLNECSIGEISGSLSQHSSASRDAGISETHVDPARIVILKPSLEKAQKMAEASSFAHEDFLFSSKRGTGIAASRIQVLQYEGRDEHLSHHTQVSNHKVKGSREIATENTRKTRHSISSCTKKNLTSKMNPYPGTEDSFMTPGESKLSHSEAVCQNPDPFGEWSNSFSPSYLYSTEYSSREAHNRLSERWKTTHQFQKMGLIARGSSTLGEMCVQFDRDTPKVTVDMINTKNFSYEKFTSNDSLKSKGCHWVHGADARRDGSSRFLPKTLPHPVSYNLQLSDRERDGGSCTNMIKDVPDMGASVSSVVKFSKLEVPLMKSPKHQYHNSKLAHSVGEETMLTKHDIHVNSEGLWKKIHVKSFLDKTVLHPAPTDDAITERNQLAKGASIPIDTPWHLTTQMVPKLSAFQVPSENEGLFGHIQTVVIEEKSSDQPQEKLLPCESDMAKPHPLGSEELDQPSPSFVLETPSEDGTYSSGCFERLSADLKELRVQLQCLKLESVATSAESDEDCAGDNHVLLPSMEVHREFSDVDDRDFTYLLDVLIESGVRGTDDNRFSDAFYSRGHPVNQSVFDKLEKKYDGVASWPRSERKLLFDLINCTLAGLITPYMDVHLWMTSLTLKICVPAWDREGLVEAVWQMVVKQRKELHCNQENMLLESGWFGVEYGVDLVGMEMERMLNADLLEELICEFVLL
- the LOC135588897 gene encoding ankyrin repeat-containing protein At5g02620-like gives rise to the protein MDSPGGQQSIRRKKMTKQLTGKRDDTPLHSAARAGNLVVAKEILSGTNDGELKDLLCKQNQVGETALFVAAEYGYVDVVHEMMKHYDVAMAEIRAKNGYDALHIAAKQGDVGTANVIISSYCACHFLLDLIQLLNRPDVVKELLKALPELSLTVDLSNTTALNTAATQGHIDVVNLLLETDKSLALIARSNGKTALHSAARNGHLEVVKALLRKESAIATRTDKKGQTALHMAVKATSLELVVELLESEPSLLNLVDTKGNTALHIAARKGRAQIVKRLLELKDLEIKAINKSGETALDTAEKMGHMEVASVLLEHGVPSARTMKPPPANPARELKQTVSDIKHEVHSQLEHTRQTRRRVQGIAKRLNKLHQEGLNNAINSNTVVAVLIASVAFAAIFTVPGEYVESDNLAPGLTLGEANVAHQTPFMIFFVFDSVALFISLAVVVVQTSVVVIESKAKKQMMAIINKLMWIACVLISVAFLALCFIVVGRTQKWLAIGVTVIGTVILATTLGTMLYWVIAHRIEAKKMREIRRATLGRSRSWSVSGMSDSEWVNKEYKKMYAI